CCTTCCATAAATACTTATATTTATAAGGtccttgtgtttgtttttgcctcAAATGTGCAGCTGGGGGTATGTGTAGGTATGATCGCATGGAACTTTGTGGTGGTTCAGGATAACTTTGTTGGTCAGGTTTTGACCTTTTCTCTACTCTACGGCTCACTCTACAGCACTTACATTTGGCCAGGTAAGACATGCAGACGTGTTCATTACACTCATTTAAGGAAGTATTATCCTAACAACACCTCTAAATTTTTCAcagttgtgtgtaatgttaatgattttgtttctgttttccaAGGTCTGatagctctctctctgttcttgcTGAGGAGGGATGAGGAGCTGAAAGTGCAGCCTAGTCTTTTAATTCTAATTGGTTGGGGGTGAGtcttatgatttatttatttctctttttttttgccatcacTAGGGCTCGAACAAGTTAGACTGTTATTGGCTTACAAATTGGCTTGTTTTGGGGTGGGTTTGGTAGACAGGTCTCTGCAAACTGCAAACATTACCAAAGCAATTCGACTGGCTTGGGTACACGCTTACAAGCAGTCTGCTGAGTAGACATTCAAGATGTTGGGTATAGCAAGCAAAGCAGGATCTtgttgtagtggtgtgttgttgtgctATTGCACTAATGTATGTCTAAATGTGCTTTTAGTTGTGTATTTAGCTGTGTTTGTATATTCACTAAAACGATATCTTTCCtggtggtatgtgtgtgtgtgggtggggctGCTCATGCACACTTCCACCCCTGCCCTTCTTACAGAGTTTAGAGATAATATGAACGTATTCTTAAGTCCATAATTTTAATGCACACTATGTTTTCTATTGTTTGATCATCGATGCTTATAGAAAAATTTCTTGGTACTACAAATCACACGCACACTCGTtcatactttattatttttttttaatgaaaccaGCAATTTTCTAAGGTGCAGTGTGTTTTGTATAATGATTGGTTTTGTGTGCTCCCTTCCAGGAAAAGCACAGCTGCTGTACAGTATCAAGTGTCTTGTTTCTTCTGTTTATAGAGTGCCAGGTGTAGCAATAAGTATCCTTCTCATAGTGGGAGAGAAGATGCCAGACACCATTGACTCTGCCTTCTTTTTCGGCCCATCTCAGGTAAAGAAGTTTTTGAGAAAATGCATTGGGCTAAAAATTGTCCACGGGCAGAAGAGTGTTAGTTTTGATAATACTAGTTGTGCACATTCAACCTGCACTAAGAATGTAAGAAAGTGTTGGTTCACCAGATGCTGTGGACTGTGTTTCACTTGCTGTATTCAAAATAATGTAACCTACTGCATGACATTTGCATTATTTGGAACATACATGTTTTCTCTTAAACTTATCACAAGTCTCAGTAGCTGCTGTATCTCCTCATTGTCTCATGTGtagtgaaataaaatgtatttcagATTGTTCTTACAAGATCCCCAAGAAACTGAATTGATTtatgcataaaaataaatttttaaaaagctcaAATTTCCATTCCTCTGTCTTTTTGCGCATGTaggttgtgtgtacagtggtcGTATTGGCTGTAGGTATAGCTGTAGCTGGAATCTCCCTCATGCTGCTCAGCAGAGGTGCACAGGAGTATCAAACCCTTGATCATGGCCCACTGAATGCCACCACAGAGGATCTCAGGACTGACAACAATGCACAAACCCAGAGCACTGTTGAGCCGACCAGCATAGAGGATGGTATTAGGAGAGGTAATACACTTACCATTACTAACGTGAAAGTATGAATCACTTTGTAATTTGATATGCATACTGGTTTTGCTGCAAGACTGcttctttatatatttgttggtgggttttttttttcttccaggatGTCAGGATTGTGAGTGTAACTGTTCGTTAATTCAAGCAGCACCTGATATTTGCAACAGCAGTGTGAAGGACACACCGTCTATACAGCCAGGTAAATGATCACTGCTTGTTTTCTTACCAGGGCATGAAATGACCGTTGTTGGTATGTGTTTCACTTGATTAATAGAGTTATTACTTTAGATCTCATTTTGCACTCTTCTTGAATTTGGGTGCTGTCTGTTCCATCATGCAACTCCaactgtgtgtcactgtatcTGGCTGAGCTAAGATGAGCTCAGTGAaattagatatatttatatatctgtctAAACTAGCAGGAGAGTGCAATGAAGAGAAATTCCAATGAAACCTTTCATAAATACAGTCAAAAGGGAAAAAGGTGGTACAGCGTCCTTTATTTCTATGTTTTTAGTTATGAGCACCCAAATAAAAATTGTGAGATCATCATACAAACATATAATGTCAggtggcaaaaaaaaaccccacagcatGTAGTCATATTTGaagtaaatgttttctttagGAGTCTATCAGGCTCTCACATTGTTTCGGAGAAATTTTGGTCCAGTCATTTTTACATCATCATGCTTCAGTTCACTTAGTTTATGCACAGCATTGTTAAGATCTCACCAGAGCATCTCATTGGGTGAAGATCTCACTTTCTTCTTTCCAGGACTGCATGTTTTGGCTTTGTTGATACGCACTATTTTAAATCACAGCATTATAATTACATCATTGCTCTTTTGGGTCCCAGTGCCACTCTCAGCAGGTGTTTGTGTAAAGCctgaaattttatattttatatgtttaatgATTTTGTATTTTCCACTCACATTGGCCAGaaattgttcattcattttcgTTAACAGCATTGGCTATTAATAGTGCGcttattttaatacattattgtgTCTATAGTTACAGCTCATTCATGTTATGGAGGATGCTATGAACTGAGTCTAATAGTAAAGAGATATTAATGAATTGTGTTTTAAAGGTGCATTAGATAGGATCTGTGGGGGGAAATGTCTTTCAGTGATTAAATGGGTGAAGTTAAATAAGAgaggaattatttattttatttaatttattttaatctaattgACCATGTTTGTttccacccacatacacaaagcCCTGCCCCCAATTTTACAGTGGTTTGACTAGATTTAGCTAGAAGACTGACAAAAGGCCAATCGAATACACATTGTAACACTAAAATTGTATATTATCCATTcataatgttaaaaatgttaatgttaaagaCATTTAACATTTTGGAAGAAGACTTCAGTCTCAACACTTTTGGTGATCTTTTAGATTTTccaccatgggaaagtcttAGGATGGTAAAGGTtgggcttttttgtttttctggtaaaataacaagcattttttttatttcctgacctttaagaaagaaacaaggaaaaaccAACACAGAGAAGTATGCCTCCCCAACCAACAAGTCTAGTCCTAATCACATCCTTGTGTTTGCTAATATATATACCAGAAATACTCTTGGGGTTTACTATAGGTATCTATTGTATTTCGTTGTTACAAACATATTTATGTATGATGACCTTTGCTTACAGGAAACAGTGTATGTTTAGATCTTGTTGATAATGAGCAGATCACCATTTTGTCCTCTAAAAGAACTATGCTGTATTGTTTATGTTGGAAAATATCATGCAGCAAATGTGATACTACGCACTTCTAGTTATTGTTCTTTGTCATGGACAGTGTTGGAGATTGTgtgactctctgtgtgtgtttacaggtcaGTGTGGGAACTGCTGTGACTCCTCTCATTGTTTGCTGGTAGAAGAGGAACAGAAGCAGCAGACTGCTGACCGACAAGTAGCCAGACATGTACTCCTCGTTCTGCTACTCACAGTCAGCCTTGTGGCTGTAAGTATAAATGACCCCTCTGCAGCACTTAATGCTTaatttgcaaaaataaaatacattttcagctAAATGATGGTTAAAGTGGTTAACTATGTAGAGCTTCTGCTTTGCAATAGACAGTTAGTTGGAGAtatggagatggtggatgtcaCAAGAGTGTTAGGAAGAAAGCGAAGCTTCAGTCTCTATCACAAATTTCTATTATTTCATAACTACAGTTACattaatttcattttcactttagGTAAAGGGAAAATCTTTTTGGGTTTTTAGTGACTGCAAGTTGGTGTTTGGTAGTTACAATGCTGATTTTTAGTATTTGgttgctttttattttgtagAAAAAGAAGTTATTTCCAGCAGTTTTAGATATCGACTCTTTTTATCAGTcctgtaagagtgtgtgtgttggttcaACTGCcagatggaaaaagaaaaagaaaacaaaacacagatacAATTCAGCAAGTGATAAATATATAGTGACCGAGTAGAAGCCATTAAATACAATtggagttaaaataaaatgaaataaaagcagatcACCTAAGCAGTATGTTGAAGAAAACAGTCTGTTCCTTTTTTGAAAGTTCCATGTGCACTATGAAGTGTATTGTGCAATAAACATTTGACGTTAGTCACGTGAAATAAGAGGCTCTAGTCTAAACATTGGTCTGAACTGATTCAATTACAGATTATCCTGAAGGTTGGATCAGTAGCATGTCCAAATTCACATATATCCAAATTCAGTCCACTGCCTTATTTTATGCATGTGATGTTAGCTGGCAAAACACTGTACTTGCATTATTTCATACTTTATCATGCCTCTGATGTATTGCATAACACAGACTTAAAGAGTTATCTGATTAATCTTTCTAAGAAACCTATCTTTCTTGGATGGTAGTATCACTGTAAGCAATGGTTTACTTTCTTTTACCTGCATTTACCATCTCTGTACATAAGGATTTTCTTTGCAAATGGCACAAAGCAGTAGAACAGGAGAATTTcataagagctgtgtgtgtgtgtggaggtttgCATGATGTTTCTGTGCCTTGGAGGTTTTCACCCTATGTCTAAAGACATGACATTGTCTatattgtgtgaatgtgtgtgtgtgatgggctgGGGCCCTGTCCACGGTGACCCTCACCTTGTTCTCTGAGTCCTCGGGGGTAGGTTTTGGGTGACCCTTTTTGCAAAATCCTATAAAGGAGGGCGCAGGTGTATGTGGGTAATGAATTTCAAATTTGTAGTTTGGGAACCAAAATCCTTTCAAAGATGTACTAAACTAAATACTACTAATATTAGTTGTGTATTTGATGATGATGCTGTTTTAAACCTCTTAAGCAGATTTTATTGATATTGTCACACTCACccatgttcttgtgtgtgtgtgtgtgtgtgtgtgtgtgtatagaataTCTCCAGTTACCTCTGGTGGCTCTTCAGTCCAGTTCCAGGCAGACTTTACTTAGAGCTGCAGTTCTTCTGTGCTGTGATCAACTTTGGCCAGGTAAGGATATTTGCTTTCAGCCTTGCCTCAACATTTTAGTTTAGTGATATGACAGTTAACACTAATCAGCCTCTCTCTCCCATAGGGTTTCATATCATTTGGCATCTTTGGTCTTGACAAACATTTAATCATTATACCATTTAAAAAGAGGTATGTGCAACATTGGTGAGATCTCTTTTAATAGCACTTCATGTTCCGTGTTGCTTGTGTtagttatttgtactgtgttttatgtatgtaGATTAGCACGTCTGATGCAGACTCGGGGACAGGAAGCCGAAGGTTCCTCGAATGTGTCTGAGGAGATCAAGCTCACCTGCAGTCAGTTTCTGAAGTACCATAAAGAACAATGTGTCCAGGACATTGTCCAGACAAAGAGGTAGGGGTTCTGTAAGACTTCTAACTCTCAGAGGGTGTTTTACGTTATTACTAGTCAGGAGTCAGCATTACTAGGACTATCGaatgctcaaatctgattggtcagaatattttgattaattttctataacataaCAGCTCAGAATGTTgcttaacaacaaaaaatgtttaatcaTCAAAAAATGTCTAATGTCTTTTTATTCAAACAAAAAAGGGCTGACAGTTTATAGCACGTAATGACACGTAATAACACATAGTACATAATGATAGCAGGGACTAGCTTGTCTTGTTGATGGTatttaaatgacattaaatgtaactatatcCTTTTGCAAAATGCAACATTTTCTGGTAAATTCTAAACTATGGCCCTTGGCAAATTGCTGTCGTATAAGGGGAGCGAAACAAGAAAGAAATCAATCAACTATAGGAGGATAAGGCAGCACACAATATGTTATTGAATGTATTTCCATATCAGCATGCAAGaaagtgttgtgtttttttctcacgTAACATATGAAtcactttttgttttcttttccaacGCAAGAtttttttagcacaattatttTGTATCCATGGTGCATGTTTCCTCATTTTGCGTTTCAGTTCTGCATTTTGCACTGAAAAGCAACTTGTTCTGAATCATTCtgttctaatgtgtgtgtgtgtgtgtgtgtgtgtgtgtgtgtgtgtgtgttgctgttcaGGTGTGGGGAGCACAGTGTAGCACACACGTTTCTTGGCAGTGAAATGGTGTTGTGGCTGCAGACTATCGGTTTGGCCAGTGACCAGGGGGAGGCACTGCTCTACGGCGCCCGCTTGCTGGAAGGCGGAGTCATCCGCCACATCACTAATGATTACGATTTCCAAGACGACAACCTGCATTATTGTTTCACAGACGGCTGTGTGGTCCATCACTAAAGCCGGATATACACTGTACTCACTAAAGACATATACTGGCGCAGGTTTCTATCTGTTGAACAGAACACCTGACACACTACAAGCCATAGTGTGATTAATGGCCTGGTGTGAATTACACTTGGCGTAAACTGACTTGTTTACAGGAAAAAAGGGATGCAATTAAACCATGTGCTGCTTTGAGGAGTAAACTATATATACTTAATATTCTAAGTTGTACAAAGGTACAGTGCactgaatattttaaatacaagACCCTCAAAGCTTTAAGAaagccactgtgtgtgtgtatgtgtgtgtgtgtatgtgtgtgtgtgtgtgtatatgtgtatatatatatatatatatatatatatatatatatatatatatatatatatatatatatataaggtgtGTCACTTCTactaaacattttacattaacTCTTGCACGTCTTCCATTAAGGAATGCTTTTCAGCCAATCTTCTTTTATTTCAGGTCTCTGGACATTTTCCTTGCCACACATTATGAATTATTTTGGACTTTTCAAGCACATTTTGTAGTATAAACCCACtgaccactttaataggaacaccggTACAACTGCACATCCGTAAGATCATAAACATACAGTTCCTGAGtaaatgttcacacacatgGGAATGCAGAAAAAGTGTGGTCTTTGATCATGGCATGGTTGCCTGTGCTAAATGGGCTGgattgaatatttcagaaactaataatctcacacacaacagtctcacATAGTTTAATCCATCCTGTGTGTGGAAGcatctgcaggctgaaacaccttgtttaTGAGAGAGATCAAAAGAGAATGACCAACTGACAGGAAATCACTAGCAAGACATGATTTTTTCCTCCCTATAATCTTCAACACTCCAGTGTGTCCAGAACCCACCATGGTTTTCTTCTGTTGTTACCCGTCCACCTCAAGGCTCAATATTTTGTGCATCCTAACATGCTTTCCTACTCAACACAGCATGATTATATGACTTTCTATATCTTCCCTGGCAGCTTGACCCAATCTGGCAATTTTCCTGTGACCTCTTTTAACAAGTTTTATTAGACACTCCATTCTCTGTAAACTCTagacagtgttgtgtgtgtgtgaaaattccagatcagccatttctgaaatactcaaaccttCTCAAGCTCTTCTGGCACTAACAACCCTGCCACCCCAATTCTGATTTCCATTATGAACATTAGCCAAAGCTCTTGGCctgtatctgtatttttttttgcattgctcTGCTCTGCATGATTGATTgcttagataactgcatgaatgttcaGGTGTACAAATGTTCCTAACAAAGTACACTAGTGAAGAGGTCttccaaaaaagaaaattaatacaaaaacatgtttataCAGAAACACTCAGGgggaagaagcttttatttgtaGCATTTATTGACTTCATAGGTTCAGATTTCAATTATGTTGCCATATATTGTCATGTAGCCCATTATTTAGTGTTCAAAACACATCACTCTTCTATATGTAACACAATGCATGAGTGTGCCATAGCAGTACATATCCAGTTAAGGATGTAAATgggtctattttttttcttatg
This DNA window, taken from Hemibagrus wyckioides isolate EC202008001 linkage group LG06, SWU_Hwy_1.0, whole genome shotgun sequence, encodes the following:
- the gpr155a gene encoding integral membrane protein GPR155, with amino-acid sequence MDVLSNTISMSNHVHGEDLSSVPPPAMSIDKLLPALLECFGIILCGYVAGRANIITYTQAKGLGNFVSKFALPALLFKNMVLLDFGNVIWPFLWSILVAKVTVFFVVCVLTLLVASKDTRYSKAGLFSIFATQSNDFALGYPIVEALYRNTHPEYLQYIYLVAPVSLMVLNPIGFAFCEVQKWRCEQRQQQSKLHVVGVVFIHVLKNPIVFMVIIGIAAHFTMGPEIPGFMQEFVDGLANSFGGAALFYLGLTMVGQLKKLTRSTVVALILLITAKLLVMPLFCRGMVEVLDRGNISSQNRSSLSNYAFLYGVFPTAPSVAIYASHYNMELQVMTSGMVICTFLSAPIMYVSAWLLTIPWMDPKPLESALQNISFNISIVSFVALVWCVAVSVMSKKFRRRPHIFTINLFVAQLGVCVGMIAWNFVVVQDNFVGQVLTFSLLYGSLYSTYIWPGLIALSLFLLRRDEELKVQPSLLILIGWGVPGVAISILLIVGEKMPDTIDSAFFFGPSQVVCTVVVLAVGIAVAGISLMLLSRGAQEYQTLDHGPLNATTEDLRTDNNAQTQSTVEPTSIEDGIRRGCQDCECNCSLIQAAPDICNSSVKDTPSIQPGQCGNCCDSSHCLLVEEEQKQQTADRQVARHVLLVLLLTVSLVANISSYLWWLFSPVPGRLYLELQFFCAVINFGQGFISFGIFGLDKHLIIIPFKKRLARLMQTRGQEAEGSSNVSEEIKLTCSQFLKYHKEQCVQDIVQTKRCGEHSVAHTFLGSEMVLWLQTIGLASDQGEALLYGARLLEGGVIRHITNDYDFQDDNLHYCFTDGCVVHH